In one window of Rhodanobacter sp. FDAARGOS 1247 DNA:
- a CDS encoding DNA internalization-related competence protein ComEC/Rec2 gives MGRLTAITAALALLLGVLLVQWLPRLPPRAWLPCLVPLIVLLAWRWPRWRWLACLLFGAAWAAWHGAAAMDARLPRALEGVDLAVVGSIADLPLSHPDASRFSLRVEQASVDGKPVALHGRISVSWYQDAPPLQPCSRWHLLLRLKRPRGLLDPGAADSERSALERGIVATGYVRDDPDNRSLGGRRWCVNAIRDAVARGIAARVGDHHDAALLQAFTVGDTRGLQPQDWAVARANGVSHLIAISGFHVGVAAVFGVWLAWLSYALWPGLGLRLPRPQAQAAAALLVATMYSALAGFGLPTVRTLLMIAVVTLARCSRRGSGGAQSLALAMIAILLFDPLAVLAAGFWLSFIGVGFLMLCLQSRGRGLRAFLHELTAGQLVMTVALLPLTMWFFGQASLVGALSNLIAVPLVSFVIVPCALGGMLMLGLCPPLAGPVLWLAARMAHAQWWLLEQMATWPGAHWYLPTVQPWALLLAVLGALWLFMPRGIPLRWLGLLLFLPLLRPPLSTPPEGAFQAWVLDVGQGLSVLLRTHDHVLVYDAGARYPSGFDLGEAVVLPALHALGVGRLDLLMISHGDNDHAGGARVVAEAFPDAPRYAGEPARMHLPMRQCVAGQAWTWDGVRFRVLNPPAGAADRDNDSSCVLLVENRSGRLLLSGDISSAVEPSVAASLGAGPPVVLLVPHHGSKTSSGAGFIAAVQPSVAIVSAGWRNRFGHPKPEVLARYAAAGAPVFNTAVQGAIALDFPVDAPPRREAGWRQRQPRYWRE, from the coding sequence ATGGGGCGACTGACGGCGATCACCGCGGCGCTGGCCCTGCTGCTCGGGGTCCTGCTGGTGCAATGGTTGCCGCGACTGCCGCCGCGCGCGTGGCTGCCGTGTCTGGTGCCCCTGATCGTCCTGCTCGCCTGGCGCTGGCCACGCTGGCGCTGGCTGGCCTGCCTGCTGTTCGGCGCGGCGTGGGCGGCATGGCATGGTGCGGCGGCGATGGATGCAAGGCTGCCGCGCGCACTGGAAGGAGTCGACCTGGCCGTGGTCGGCAGCATCGCCGATCTGCCGCTGAGCCATCCCGATGCCAGTCGTTTCAGCCTGCGCGTGGAGCAGGCCAGCGTCGATGGAAAGCCCGTCGCGCTGCATGGGCGGATCAGCGTGTCGTGGTACCAGGATGCACCACCGCTGCAGCCATGTTCGCGCTGGCATCTGCTGCTGCGACTGAAGCGGCCCCGCGGCCTGCTGGACCCGGGTGCGGCCGACAGCGAACGTTCCGCGCTGGAGCGCGGCATCGTCGCCACCGGCTACGTGCGGGACGACCCGGACAACCGCTCGCTCGGCGGGCGACGCTGGTGTGTCAACGCGATCCGCGATGCGGTCGCCCGCGGCATCGCCGCGCGGGTCGGCGACCACCACGATGCCGCCTTGCTGCAGGCATTCACCGTGGGCGACACCCGCGGCCTGCAGCCGCAGGACTGGGCGGTGGCGCGCGCCAACGGGGTCTCGCACCTGATCGCGATTTCCGGTTTCCATGTCGGCGTGGCCGCGGTGTTCGGCGTGTGGCTGGCGTGGCTGTCGTATGCGTTGTGGCCGGGGCTGGGTCTGCGCCTGCCGCGGCCGCAAGCCCAGGCGGCCGCGGCCTTGCTGGTGGCGACGATGTACAGCGCGTTGGCCGGCTTCGGCCTGCCGACGGTGCGCACCCTGCTGATGATCGCCGTGGTGACGCTGGCGCGTTGCAGCCGGCGTGGCAGCGGCGGCGCCCAGTCGCTGGCGCTGGCGATGATCGCGATCCTGCTGTTCGACCCGCTGGCGGTGCTCGCGGCGGGATTCTGGCTGTCCTTCATCGGCGTGGGCTTCCTGATGCTGTGCCTGCAATCGCGCGGGCGCGGCCTGCGCGCGTTCCTGCACGAGCTGACCGCCGGGCAGCTGGTGATGACGGTGGCCCTGCTGCCGCTGACGATGTGGTTCTTCGGCCAGGCTTCGCTGGTCGGCGCCTTGTCGAACCTGATCGCGGTGCCGCTGGTCAGCTTCGTGATCGTGCCTTGCGCGCTGGGCGGCATGCTGATGCTGGGCCTGTGCCCGCCGCTGGCCGGACCGGTGTTGTGGCTGGCCGCGCGGATGGCCCACGCGCAATGGTGGCTGCTGGAGCAGATGGCGACCTGGCCGGGTGCGCACTGGTATCTGCCCACCGTACAGCCCTGGGCGCTGCTGCTCGCGGTGCTGGGCGCGCTGTGGCTGTTCATGCCGCGGGGGATACCGCTGCGCTGGCTGGGCCTGCTGCTGTTCCTGCCCTTGCTGCGGCCACCGCTGTCCACGCCGCCGGAAGGCGCGTTCCAGGCATGGGTGCTCGACGTGGGGCAGGGCCTGTCGGTGTTGCTGCGCACGCACGACCACGTGCTGGTCTACGACGCCGGCGCCCGCTATCCGTCGGGCTTCGACCTCGGCGAAGCGGTGGTGCTCCCCGCGTTGCATGCGCTGGGCGTGGGCCGGCTCGACCTGCTGATGATCAGCCACGGCGACAACGATCACGCCGGCGGCGCCCGGGTCGTTGCCGAGGCGTTTCCGGATGCGCCGCGCTACGCAGGCGAACCGGCGCGGATGCACCTGCCGATGCGCCAATGCGTGGCCGGCCAGGCGTGGACCTGGGATGGCGTGCGCTTCCGCGTGCTGAATCCGCCGGCGGGTGCGGCTGACCGCGACAACGACAGTTCCTGCGTGCTGCTGGTGGAGAACCGTTCCGGCCGGTTGCTGCTCAGCGGCGACATCAGTTCCGCGGTGGAGCCCTCGGTGGCGGCGAGTCTCGGAGCGGGGCCGCCCGTCGTGCTGCTGGTGCCCCACCATGGCAGCAAGACCTCGTCCGGAGCGGGCTTCATCGCCGCGGTGCAGCCGTCGGTGGCGATCGTGTCGGCCGGCTGGCGCAACCGCTTCGGTCATCCGAAGCCCGAAGTGCTGGCGCGCTACGCGGCAGCCGGGGCGCCGGTGTTCAATACCGCGGTGCAGGGCGCCATCGCGCTGGATTTCCCGGTCGATGCCCCGCCACGGCGCGAAGCGGGCTGGCGCCAGCGGCAGCCGCGTTACTGGCGCGAGTGA
- the lolD gene encoding lipoprotein-releasing ABC transporter ATP-binding protein LolD, translating to MTEKTENVLRATGVAKTYAEGGLRTDVLSDVSFSLKRGQTMAIVGASGSGKSTLLHIIGGLDTLTAGEVEVDGRVLSKLSDAERGRVRNRSLGFIYQFHHLLPEFTALENVCMPLLIRGTAIAEAEKQAMVLLERVGLGGRTHHKPSELSGGERQRCAVARALVTRPACVLGDEPTGNLDEANAAQVYELMLELNREIGTSFVLVTHDPHLAAKMDRTLVLHNGRLQEAPRD from the coding sequence ATGACCGAGAAGACCGAAAACGTGCTGCGTGCCACCGGCGTGGCCAAGACCTATGCCGAAGGCGGCCTGCGCACCGACGTGCTGAGCGACGTCAGCTTCAGCCTGAAGCGCGGGCAGACCATGGCGATCGTCGGCGCGTCCGGCTCGGGCAAGAGCACGCTGCTGCACATCATCGGCGGGCTCGACACGCTGACCGCCGGCGAGGTGGAAGTGGACGGCCGCGTGTTGTCGAAACTGTCCGACGCCGAGCGCGGCCGCGTGCGCAACCGCTCGCTGGGTTTCATCTACCAGTTCCACCACTTGCTGCCCGAGTTCACCGCGCTGGAAAACGTATGCATGCCGCTGCTGATCCGCGGCACCGCGATCGCCGAAGCGGAAAAGCAGGCGATGGTGCTGCTGGAGCGGGTCGGCCTCGGCGGACGCACGCATCACAAGCCGTCCGAGTTGTCCGGCGGCGAGCGCCAGCGCTGCGCCGTGGCCCGGGCGCTGGTGACCCGGCCGGCCTGCGTGCTGGGCGACGAGCCCACCGGCAACCTCGACGAGGCCAATGCGGCGCAGGTTTACGAATTGATGCTGGAGCTCAATCGGGAGATCGGCACCAGCTTCGTGCTGGTCACCCACGATCCGCATCTGGCCGCGAAGATGGATCGCACCCTGGTGCTGCACAACGGCAGGCTGCAGGAAGCTCCACGGGACTGA
- a CDS encoding MotA/TolQ/ExbB proton channel family protein, whose protein sequence is MAGGWAMVPILICSAIALAIVLERCWTLRRQSVLPPGLGDEVRQWARSGQLDPKHLDTLASGSPLGELLAAALTVRRQPREIIKERIEDTGRHVIHRMERYLNTLGTIALIGPLLGLFGTVIGLIRMFMEVMAGGIGDPAKMAGGIGEALICTASGLTVAIPAYVLHRYFRSRVAGYCVEMEKQATALLDELTLSPAAATAAASAAARPRRTPAPTAPGAG, encoded by the coding sequence ATGGCTGGCGGCTGGGCGATGGTGCCCATCCTGATCTGTTCGGCGATCGCCCTGGCGATCGTGCTGGAACGTTGCTGGACGCTGCGCCGGCAATCCGTGTTGCCGCCCGGCCTGGGCGACGAAGTGCGCCAGTGGGCACGCTCGGGTCAACTCGATCCCAAGCACCTGGACACGCTGGCCAGCGGCTCGCCGCTGGGCGAATTGCTGGCCGCCGCGCTGACCGTGCGCCGGCAGCCGCGCGAGATCATCAAGGAACGCATCGAGGACACCGGCCGGCACGTCATCCACCGGATGGAGCGCTACCTCAACACGCTGGGCACGATCGCCCTGATCGGCCCGCTGCTGGGCCTGTTCGGCACGGTGATCGGCCTGATCCGCATGTTCATGGAGGTGATGGCCGGCGGCATCGGCGATCCGGCGAAGATGGCCGGCGGCATCGGCGAGGCGCTGATCTGTACAGCGTCGGGCCTGACCGTGGCGATTCCCGCCTATGTGCTGCATCGCTACTTCCGTTCGCGCGTGGCCGGTTACTGCGTGGAGATGGAAAAGCAGGCCACCGCCCTGCTGGACGAGCTGACCCTGTCGCCGGCGGCCGCCACGGCTGCGGCCAGCGCGGCGGCACGACCGCGCCGGACGCCGGCGCCGACCGCGCCAGGCGCAGGCTGA
- a CDS encoding lipoprotein-releasing ABC transporter permease subunit, giving the protein MFRPLELFIGLRYTRAKRRNQFISFISTVSIVCIAISVIALITVMSVMNGFDYQMRSRILGAISHATVSGVGESVQEWPRALQIAEANPHVLGAAPYVETEAMLLARRSGPALVRGIEPAQEPKVVDIDKHMLEGKLSELTPGSWNIVLGRELAMTLGVGVGDRVTMAVNQLRATPMGSMPRMRAFHVVGTFEVGMEQFDSGLALINMSDAEKLGELSGPTGIRLRLDDLFNARPVATELANQLGQVYRVQTWMDTNANLFAALSMEKMVMFIILSLIILVAVINLISMLMMLVTDKQADIAILRTLGATPRSIMGMFMVQGVLVGFVGIGFGVGFGSLLSWKLPGIIKWIEHTFHVTFLSPDVYYISEVPSRLDWHDVGWTALLTFAFSLLATLYPAWRASRTQPAQALRYE; this is encoded by the coding sequence GCGGCGCAACCAGTTCATCTCCTTCATCTCCACCGTGTCGATCGTGTGCATCGCGATCAGCGTGATCGCGCTGATCACGGTGATGTCGGTGATGAACGGCTTCGACTACCAGATGCGCTCGCGCATCCTCGGCGCGATCTCGCACGCCACGGTTTCCGGCGTGGGCGAGAGCGTGCAGGAATGGCCGCGCGCGCTGCAGATCGCCGAGGCCAACCCGCATGTGCTGGGCGCGGCCCCATACGTGGAGACCGAGGCGATGCTGCTGGCCCGCCGTTCCGGCCCGGCGCTGGTGCGCGGCATCGAGCCGGCGCAGGAGCCGAAGGTCGTCGACATCGACAAGCACATGCTCGAAGGCAAGCTCAGTGAGCTGACTCCAGGCAGTTGGAACATCGTGTTGGGACGCGAACTGGCGATGACGCTGGGCGTGGGCGTGGGAGATCGGGTGACCATGGCGGTGAACCAGTTGCGCGCCACGCCGATGGGCAGCATGCCGCGCATGCGCGCGTTCCACGTGGTCGGCACGTTCGAGGTCGGCATGGAGCAGTTCGACTCCGGCCTGGCGCTGATCAACATGAGCGATGCGGAGAAGCTCGGCGAACTGAGCGGCCCGACCGGCATCCGCCTGCGCCTGGACGACTTGTTCAATGCGCGTCCGGTGGCCACCGAACTGGCCAACCAGTTGGGCCAGGTCTACCGAGTGCAGACCTGGATGGATACCAACGCGAACCTGTTCGCCGCGCTGTCGATGGAAAAGATGGTGATGTTCATCATCCTGTCGCTGATCATCCTGGTGGCGGTGATCAACCTGATCTCGATGCTGATGATGCTGGTCACCGACAAGCAGGCCGACATCGCGATCCTGCGCACGCTGGGCGCCACCCCGCGCAGCATCATGGGCATGTTCATGGTGCAGGGCGTGCTGGTGGGTTTCGTGGGCATCGGCTTCGGCGTGGGCTTCGGTTCGCTGCTGTCGTGGAAGCTGCCCGGCATCATCAAGTGGATCGAGCACACCTTCCACGTGACCTTCCTGTCGCCGGACGTCTACTACATCAGCGAGGTGCCGAGCCGGCTCGACTGGCACGACGTGGGCTGGACCGCGCTGCTGACCTTCGCGTTCTCGCTGCTGGCCACCCTCTATCCCGCGTGGCGCGCCTCGCGCACGCAGCCGGCGCAGGCGCTGCGCTATGAATAA
- a CDS encoding biopolymer transporter ExbD, whose amino-acid sequence MRISNDRRGDDFEINVIPLIDVLLTLLMFFVLTSTFIQHSRMQVTLPQASAQDRDLNTQVLTIMIDRDGRFFVGSDEVMGEGIEALKQTIARNAGDDRDRPVTIRADAMTPNQNVVTAMDALGQLGFTRLSIATTPTKPGAAQ is encoded by the coding sequence ATGCGTATCAGCAACGACCGCCGGGGCGACGACTTCGAGATCAACGTGATTCCGTTGATCGACGTGCTGCTGACCCTGCTGATGTTCTTCGTGCTCACCAGCACCTTCATCCAGCACTCGCGTATGCAGGTGACCCTGCCGCAGGCCAGCGCCCAGGATCGCGACCTGAACACCCAGGTGCTGACCATCATGATCGACCGCGACGGCCGTTTCTTCGTGGGCAGCGACGAGGTGATGGGCGAGGGCATCGAGGCGCTGAAACAGACCATCGCGCGCAACGCCGGTGACGACCGCGACCGCCCGGTGACGATCCGCGCCGATGCGATGACGCCGAACCAGAACGTGGTCACCGCGATGGACGCGCTGGGCCAGCTCGGCTTCACCCGGCTGTCGATCGCCACCACGCCGACCAAGCCGGGCGCGGCGCAGTGA